A window of Sulfurimonas gotlandica GD1 contains these coding sequences:
- the cysD gene encoding sulfate adenylyltransferase subunit CysD, whose protein sequence is MIKQTLTHLKQLEAESIHIIREVIAEFENPAMLYSIGKDSSVMLHLAQKAFYPAPPPFPLVHVDTKWKFTEMIEFRNKRAKEVEMELIVYSNPKGEEINISPFTHGSALHTDIMKTEALKQMLNIYKYDAVFGGARRDEEKSRAKERIYSFRDENHRWDPKNQRPELWNIYNGRHKKDESIRVFPLSNWTELDIWQYIYLESIPIPDLYFAKKRLVVEYMGTKIMVDDERMPEELRKTAKEELVRFRTLGCYPLTGAVHSNSSTLPEIIQEMLLTTTSERQGRLIDSDSSASMEKKKQEGYF, encoded by the coding sequence ATGATTAAACAAACATTAACACACTTAAAGCAACTAGAAGCCGAGTCTATTCATATTATAAGAGAAGTGATTGCGGAATTTGAAAATCCTGCAATGCTTTACTCTATTGGTAAAGATAGTTCTGTTATGCTACATTTAGCTCAAAAAGCGTTTTACCCTGCTCCTCCACCATTTCCACTTGTTCATGTAGATACTAAATGGAAATTTACAGAGATGATTGAGTTTCGTAACAAAAGAGCAAAAGAGGTTGAAATGGAACTTATTGTTTATTCTAACCCAAAAGGTGAAGAGATAAATATCTCTCCTTTTACTCATGGGTCAGCTCTTCATACAGATATAATGAAAACAGAAGCCTTGAAACAGATGCTAAACATATATAAATATGATGCAGTGTTTGGTGGTGCAAGAAGAGATGAAGAAAAATCTCGTGCAAAAGAGAGAATTTACTCTTTTCGTGATGAAAACCATAGATGGGATCCAAAAAATCAAAGACCAGAGCTTTGGAATATTTACAATGGAAGACATAAAAAAGATGAGTCAATCAGGGTCTTTCCTCTGTCAAACTGGACTGAACTAGACATCTGGCAATATATTTATTTAGAATCTATTCCTATTCCTGATTTATACTTTGCTAAAAAAAGACTTGTAGTAGAATATATGGGTACAAAAATCATGGTAGATGATGAAAGAATGCCAGAAGAGTTGAGAAAAACAGCAAAAGAAGAGTTAGTAAGATTTAGAACCTTAGGATGCTACCCTCTTACAGGAGCTGTTCATTCAAACTCCTCAACATTGCCTGAAATTATTCAAGAGATGCTTTTAACTACAACTAGCGAGAGACAAGGTAGACTTATTGACAGTGATTCATCTGCATCAATGGAGAAGAAAAAACAAGAAGGTTATTTTTAA
- a CDS encoding class I SAM-dependent methyltransferase, which produces MKKCLICNSEIEKFIDFGQQPIANGFLLEEQFEKEYFFQMEVGFCPKCKMVQLLEQPDREQMFHENYAFFSSTSNYMKKHFKEFADSIIELQSLQKNSFVVEVGCNDGIMIQNFMQQGIGHLGVEPSKNVAQVAKDKGINVTTEFFDATLAENTIPKYGKADAIISANVMCHIPYMHSIFEGIEKLLKDDGVFVFEDPYAGDIIQKASFDQIYDEHTFLFSVLSVSYLANMHNLEVIDVQHQITHGGSMRYTLAHRGKKKISSNVAKQIQIEKDLGLDSLQAYQEFTNKVLIVKNDLMKLLNQLKKDGKKVVAYGATSKSTTVTNYFGITPEHISFICDTTPTKHNKFSPGAHIPVVPYENFRESDPDYVLLFAWNHAKEIMEKEEEYMRSNGVKWIMYVPNVATINY; this is translated from the coding sequence ATGAAAAAATGTTTGATATGTAATTCTGAAATAGAAAAATTTATTGACTTTGGTCAACAGCCAATAGCAAATGGCTTTTTGTTAGAGGAACAGTTTGAAAAAGAGTACTTCTTTCAAATGGAAGTTGGCTTTTGTCCAAAGTGTAAGATGGTTCAGTTGCTAGAACAACCGGATAGAGAACAGATGTTTCATGAAAATTATGCATTTTTTTCATCAACTTCAAACTATATGAAAAAACATTTTAAAGAATTTGCAGACTCAATAATTGAACTTCAATCTTTACAAAAAAACTCCTTTGTCGTAGAGGTAGGTTGTAATGATGGCATTATGATTCAAAACTTCATGCAACAAGGTATAGGGCATTTGGGCGTAGAACCATCAAAAAACGTCGCACAAGTAGCTAAAGATAAAGGTATAAATGTAACAACAGAATTTTTTGATGCTACATTAGCAGAAAACACTATACCAAAGTATGGAAAAGCAGATGCAATAATAAGTGCCAATGTAATGTGTCATATTCCATATATGCACTCTATTTTTGAAGGGATTGAAAAACTATTAAAAGATGATGGTGTCTTTGTTTTTGAAGATCCTTATGCAGGAGATATAATACAAAAAGCTTCTTTTGACCAAATTTATGACGAGCATACTTTCTTATTTTCTGTACTATCAGTTAGCTATTTGGCGAATATGCATAATCTTGAAGTTATTGATGTTCAACATCAGATTACGCATGGTGGTTCTATGAGATATACTTTAGCACATCGTGGTAAGAAAAAAATTTCTTCAAATGTAGCGAAACAAATCCAAATAGAAAAAGACTTAGGTTTAGATTCACTGCAGGCATATCAAGAATTTACAAATAAAGTACTTATAGTTAAAAATGACTTAATGAAACTATTAAATCAACTGAAAAAAGATGGTAAAAAAGTTGTTGCATATGGAGCGACATCAAAAAGTACAACTGTTACTAATTACTTTGGAATAACACCTGAACACATATCTTTTATATGTGATACTACGCCTACTAAGCATAATAAATTCTCACCTGGGGCTCATATACCAGTAGTTCCATATGAAAATTTTAGAGAAAGTGATCCTGACTATGTTCTACTATTTGCATGGAACCATGCAAAAGAGATTATGGAAAAAGAAGAAGAGTATATGCGTTCAAACGGTGTTAAATGGATTATGTATGTCCCTAATGTTGCTACAATAAATTATTAG
- a CDS encoding DegT/DnrJ/EryC1/StrS family aminotransferase, translated as MKTIPNIGPWIGDFEKETVNKAMSDWYENPYYYCELFEKEFAKYHDRKYALMTPNCTSAIHLLMLGLGIQEGDEVIGPECTWIASVAPAFYQKAKVVLCDIDETTWCLDPKSVEKNITNKTKAIVSVNLFGNMANWNELLKISKKYNIPLIEDAAQSLGSTYKGIKSGKFGIGSVFSFHRTKTLTTGEGGMLLIDDDKLYKKCKMFRDHGRNDNDPMYFNSEVGYKYMPNNISASLGYAQFQRLDELVSKKHWILQQYSKRLNVIDDITLNYEPEYVYNSAWITTIVLGRSIQIKKQDFIDKLISKNIMARPFFYPLSSIPALNKRGYIEEEHKLKNPMAYDLSSRTINLPSPLNITEEQIDYICNEIKTILMK; from the coding sequence ATGAAAACTATACCAAATATTGGCCCATGGATAGGGGACTTTGAAAAAGAAACTGTAAATAAGGCAATGAGTGATTGGTATGAAAATCCATATTATTACTGTGAATTATTTGAAAAAGAATTTGCAAAATATCATGATAGAAAATATGCTTTAATGACTCCAAATTGTACATCAGCTATTCATTTACTGATGCTTGGGCTAGGTATACAAGAAGGAGATGAAGTTATAGGTCCAGAGTGTACTTGGATAGCTTCAGTGGCACCAGCATTTTATCAAAAAGCAAAAGTAGTTTTGTGCGATATTGATGAAACAACATGGTGTTTAGATCCAAAATCTGTAGAAAAAAACATTACAAATAAAACAAAAGCCATTGTTTCTGTTAACTTATTTGGAAATATGGCAAACTGGAATGAGTTACTTAAAATATCTAAAAAATATAACATTCCACTTATTGAAGACGCTGCTCAGTCACTTGGTTCTACTTATAAAGGAATCAAATCAGGTAAGTTTGGTATTGGATCAGTATTTAGTTTTCATAGAACTAAAACATTAACAACTGGTGAAGGGGGTATGCTTTTAATTGATGATGATAAACTTTACAAAAAATGTAAGATGTTTAGAGATCATGGTAGAAATGACAATGATCCTATGTATTTCAATAGTGAAGTAGGATATAAATATATGCCTAATAATATTAGTGCTTCATTAGGTTACGCTCAGTTTCAAAGATTAGATGAATTAGTATCTAAAAAGCATTGGATATTACAACAATATTCAAAAAGGTTAAATGTCATTGATGACATAACCTTAAATTACGAACCTGAATATGTTTATAATAGTGCCTGGATTACTACAATAGTCTTAGGTAGAAGCATTCAAATTAAGAAGCAGGATTTTATTGATAAATTAATAAGTAAAAATATAATGGCAAGACCATTTTTCTATCCATTATCTAGCATACCAGCACTAAATAAAAGAGGTTATATTGAAGAAGAACATAAATTAAAAAATCCAATGGCATATGATTTATCTTCAAGAACAATCAATTTGCCATCCCCACTAAATATTACAGAAGAACAAATAGATTATATTTGTAATGAGATAAAAACTATTTTAATGAAATAG